In the Candidatus Schekmanbacteria bacterium genome, one interval contains:
- a CDS encoding rubrerythrin family protein encodes MSKTDENLEKNFKGETSEVGLYLAMSKQAEIEGYPDIAMYLRQVAMDEAWHAAWVAKIQGKIGTTKENLEKMLSGESGATVGKAEAAKIAREEGNEEAARFFEIASRDEDRHRAGLEGFLKKL; translated from the coding sequence ATGAGTAAAACTGATGAAAATTTGGAAAAAAATTTTAAAGGTGAAACAAGTGAAGTTGGCTTATATCTTGCAATGTCGAAACAGGCAGAAATCGAAGGATATCCCGATATAGCTATGTATTTGAGACAGGTTGCTATGGATGAAGCATGGCATGCCGCATGGGTAGCTAAAATCCAAGGGAAAATTGGAACAACCAAAGAAAACCTCGAAAAGATGTTAAGCGGTGAATCAGGAGCAACAGTAGGTAAAGCAGAAGCCGCAAAGATAGCAAGAGAAGAAGGTAATGAAGAAGCGGCAAGATTCTTTGAAATTGCATCAAGAGATGAAGATAGGCATCGTGCAGGACTTGAAGGTTTTTTGAAAAAACTATAA
- a CDS encoding transcriptional repressor, with the protein IYYYLIENREKMDLQLFIEECRRAGIKVTPQRIGIFKILSDKSFHPTINEIYERAIADYPSLSLNTVYKTVQLFCELGFLSQFKSGEGIVRYEAKVQPHHHILCLKCNKIEDVFDESLDTIHLSKEKAGNFNILKHDVIFYGYCENCNKERRISK; encoded by the coding sequence ATATATTACTATTTAATTGAAAATCGAGAAAAAATGGATTTACAACTTTTTATAGAAGAATGCAGAAGGGCGGGTATAAAGGTAACACCTCAAAGAATTGGCATTTTCAAAATTCTTTCAGATAAATCGTTTCATCCCACTATAAATGAAATTTACGAAAGGGCTATTGCTGATTATCCTTCCCTTTCATTGAACACTGTCTACAAAACAGTCCAGCTTTTTTGCGAATTAGGATTTCTATCACAATTTAAATCAGGAGAGGGAATTGTAAGATATGAAGCAAAGGTACAACCACATCACCATATCTTATGTCTAAAATGCAATAAAATTGAAGATGTTTTCGATGAATCTCTTGATACGATTCACCTGTCAAAGGAGAAAGCAGGCAATTTCAATATTCTGAAACATGATGTAATTTTTTATGGATATTGTGAAAATTGTAATAAAGAAAGGAGGATTTCAAAATGA